From a region of the Streptacidiphilus albus JL83 genome:
- a CDS encoding carbohydrate ABC transporter permease, which yields MARSGPAFKASRRGQVLLTGALLLLLAFTVAPLYWLTVAATHSSNAIVSTPPELLPGGELGANLGHLQSSVDFGQVVLNSVTLAVAYTVLGSVVCTLAGYGFAKYRFRGRGPLFGVLLLALVVPTQITIVPLFKMMLDLGWLNTYQAVLLPNLALPFGIFLMRQSMKSLPDELLEAGRIDGCRELSLFMRIALPVMRPALAALALFLFLFQWNSFLWPLVVLRDQASYTLPVALASLDGSYDVDYGQLLTGTAISAVPMAILFLFLQRQFVSGLLGGAVKQ from the coding sequence ATGGCCCGCTCCGGCCCCGCCTTCAAGGCCTCGCGCCGAGGCCAGGTCCTGCTCACCGGCGCACTGCTGTTGCTGCTGGCCTTCACCGTCGCGCCGCTGTACTGGCTGACCGTCGCCGCGACCCACAGCTCGAACGCCATCGTCAGCACACCTCCCGAGCTCCTGCCCGGCGGTGAGCTGGGCGCCAACCTCGGCCACCTGCAGAGCTCCGTGGACTTCGGCCAGGTGGTGCTGAACTCGGTGACCCTGGCCGTGGCGTACACGGTGCTGGGCAGCGTGGTGTGCACGCTGGCCGGCTACGGCTTCGCCAAGTACCGCTTCCGCGGGCGCGGCCCGCTGTTCGGCGTGCTGCTCCTGGCCCTGGTCGTACCGACCCAGATCACCATCGTGCCGCTGTTCAAGATGATGCTGGACCTGGGCTGGCTCAACACCTACCAGGCGGTACTGCTGCCCAACCTCGCGCTGCCGTTCGGCATCTTCCTGATGCGCCAGTCCATGAAGTCCCTGCCCGACGAGCTGCTGGAGGCAGGACGGATCGACGGCTGCCGCGAGCTGTCCCTGTTCATGAGGATCGCGCTGCCGGTCATGCGGCCCGCGCTGGCCGCCCTGGCACTGTTCCTGTTCCTGTTCCAGTGGAACAGCTTCCTGTGGCCGCTGGTCGTCCTGCGGGACCAGGCGTCGTACACCCTGCCGGTGGCGCTGGCCTCGTTGGACGGCAGTTATGACGTCGACTACGGCCAGCTGCTGACCGGCACCGCGATCTCGGCCGTCCCGATGGCGATCCTGTTCCTGTTCCTGCAACGGCAGTTCGTCTCCGGACTGCTCGGCGGGGCGGTCAAGCAATGA
- a CDS encoding carbohydrate ABC transporter permease, whose product MTGVHVEAHVEAPVPARTRPEEPGARSGRGPRRPRRYGRLAPYLFILPALTLFACFQLYPIAWSFVLSLYHTDGTIQTWTGLGNYRRLLHDPLFFTALRNTLTILVVQVPIMLALAVGLSVALNSALLRWKPLFRLGFFLPVVTALVTYGLLMGVLLSDNNGAVNWLLSTVGLPKVHWLTDPFWARVSIMLALTWHYTGYNAVIYLARLQGIPDEHYEAAAVDGAGPLRRFWHVTLPGLRPALVLTVVLSTIGTLQLFDEPYIMTGGGPNNATETIALYMYQTGFRYFDFGYACAIGYALVLIISVFGLIQVRLAKEED is encoded by the coding sequence ATGACCGGGGTGCACGTCGAGGCGCACGTCGAGGCGCCCGTGCCGGCCAGGACGCGCCCCGAAGAGCCTGGCGCCCGGAGCGGGCGCGGCCCCCGCCGACCTCGGCGGTACGGGCGGCTGGCGCCGTACCTGTTCATCCTCCCGGCCCTGACCCTGTTCGCCTGCTTCCAGCTCTACCCGATCGCCTGGTCGTTCGTCCTGAGCCTCTATCACACCGATGGGACGATTCAGACCTGGACGGGGCTCGGCAACTACCGGCGGCTGCTGCACGACCCGCTGTTCTTCACCGCCCTGCGCAACACCCTGACGATCCTCGTCGTCCAGGTGCCGATCATGCTCGCGCTCGCCGTGGGCCTGAGCGTCGCGCTCAACTCGGCGCTGCTGCGCTGGAAGCCGCTGTTCCGCCTCGGGTTCTTCCTGCCGGTGGTGACCGCTCTGGTCACCTACGGCCTGCTGATGGGCGTCCTGCTCAGCGACAACAACGGTGCGGTCAACTGGCTGCTGTCCACCGTCGGCCTGCCGAAGGTGCACTGGCTGACCGACCCGTTCTGGGCGCGGGTGTCCATCATGTTGGCCCTGACCTGGCACTACACCGGATACAACGCGGTGATCTACCTGGCGCGGCTGCAGGGCATCCCCGACGAGCACTACGAGGCCGCAGCCGTCGACGGCGCGGGCCCGCTGCGCCGGTTCTGGCACGTCACCCTGCCCGGGCTGCGTCCGGCCCTGGTGCTGACCGTCGTCCTGTCGACCATCGGCACACTGCAACTGTTCGACGAGCCCTACATCATGACCGGCGGCGGCCCGAACAACGCCACCGAGACGATCGCCCTGTACATGTACCAGACCGGATTCCGCTACTTCGACTTCGGCTACGCCTGCGCGATCGGCTACGCCCTGGTCCTGATCATCTCGGTCTTCGGCCTGATCCAGGTCAGACTCGCCAAGGAGGAGGACTGA
- a CDS encoding ABC transporter substrate-binding protein, giving the protein MGDPSRRGFLKVFGAAAVAAGGVGALAGCGTVGGAKNTSSAGSASGAPSGSITVWSWANPAAELKALVPQFNAVYPHVQVSVQDIGNPAIWDKITIAMEAGGSGLADVLHLGVDYLPSYIEKFPDGLADLSGLGANKYRSAFAPGLWETVSRGPKVYALPWEANASGFFYREDLFQKAGVDATSLQTWDDVIAAGKEIKARTGVALLAIDKSASQADSANLFQLLLQLQDSFYFDISGRITLNTPEAVTALTIVKQLGDAGLVFDAQGSPGSTGYDSAVKNGDVAVCPDPAWYGGYLETLAPADRGDWRLMLPPSVTAGGSRSAIVNSTHLAVAGTSPNQRAAFAFAEFMLTRPSSQVSVFKAKGIFPALLDAYADPVFHVADPYFGGQKYAEVFIDELSKPSYPTNYTSDYARALKLIDDAQTQVLQQGADPAAVLKSAAAQLAAQTGRSQS; this is encoded by the coding sequence ATGGGCGACCCGAGTCGCCGGGGCTTCCTCAAGGTGTTCGGTGCCGCGGCGGTCGCCGCGGGCGGGGTCGGCGCGCTGGCGGGCTGCGGCACGGTGGGGGGTGCCAAGAACACCTCCTCGGCCGGTTCGGCCTCGGGCGCGCCCTCCGGATCGATCACCGTGTGGAGCTGGGCCAACCCCGCGGCGGAACTGAAGGCACTCGTCCCACAGTTCAACGCCGTCTACCCGCACGTGCAGGTGAGCGTCCAGGACATCGGCAATCCGGCGATCTGGGACAAGATCACCATTGCCATGGAGGCCGGGGGTTCGGGCCTGGCGGACGTACTGCACCTAGGCGTGGACTACCTGCCGAGCTACATCGAGAAGTTCCCCGACGGCCTGGCGGACCTGTCCGGGCTCGGCGCGAACAAGTACCGGAGCGCGTTCGCCCCCGGGCTGTGGGAGACCGTGTCGCGCGGCCCCAAGGTGTACGCGCTGCCCTGGGAGGCCAACGCCAGCGGGTTCTTCTACCGCGAGGACCTGTTCCAGAAGGCAGGCGTCGACGCGACCTCCCTGCAGACCTGGGACGACGTGATCGCCGCAGGCAAGGAGATCAAGGCGCGGACCGGCGTGGCCCTGCTCGCGATCGACAAGTCCGCCTCCCAGGCCGACTCGGCCAACCTCTTCCAGTTGCTGCTCCAGTTGCAGGACTCCTTCTACTTCGACATCAGCGGCAGGATCACCCTGAACACGCCCGAGGCGGTCACCGCGCTGACCATCGTCAAGCAGCTCGGCGACGCGGGCCTGGTCTTCGACGCGCAGGGCTCACCGGGCTCGACCGGCTACGACTCCGCCGTCAAGAACGGCGACGTCGCCGTGTGCCCGGATCCCGCCTGGTACGGCGGCTATCTGGAAACCCTCGCGCCGGCCGATCGCGGCGACTGGCGACTGATGCTCCCGCCGTCGGTGACCGCCGGCGGCTCCCGCTCGGCGATCGTCAACTCCACGCACCTGGCCGTGGCGGGGACCAGCCCCAACCAGCGGGCCGCATTCGCGTTCGCCGAGTTCATGCTGACCCGGCCCTCCTCGCAGGTGTCCGTCTTCAAGGCGAAGGGCATCTTCCCGGCGCTGCTCGACGCCTACGCCGACCCGGTGTTCCACGTCGCGGACCCGTACTTCGGCGGACAGAAGTACGCCGAGGTGTTCATCGACGAGCTGTCCAAGCCGTCCTACCCCACCAACTACACCTCGGACTACGCCCGCGCCCTCAAGCTCATCGACGACGCGCAGACCCAGGTGCTCCAGCAGGGCGCCGACCCGGCGGCGGTGCTCAAGAGCGCTGCGGCGCAACTCGCCGCACAGACCGGCCGTTCCCAGTCATGA
- a CDS encoding transcriptional regulator, producing the protein MTGAPGLDEAFTTMPRLKAAAFLAGCAEADFGAVTEACELTPPTLSKAATALEAAGYLRIRKGHVGRRPRTWLSLTTRGRCAFKAHLAALAALTEQGRAHDA; encoded by the coding sequence GTGACCGGTGCACCCGGACTCGACGAGGCCTTCACCACCATGCCGAGACTGAAGGCCGCGGCGTTCCTCGCCGGGTGCGCCGAGGCCGACTTCGGCGCCGTCACCGAGGCCTGCGAGCTCACCCCGCCCACCCTGTCCAAGGCGGCCACCGCCCTGGAGGCCGCCGGCTACCTGCGCATCCGCAAGGGGCACGTCGGCCGCCGCCCGCGCACCTGGCTGTCACTGACGACCCGGGGCCGCTGCGCGTTCAAGGCGCACCTGGCGGCCCTGGCCGCGCTCACCGAGCAGGGTCGCGCCCACGACGCCTGA
- a CDS encoding serine hydrolase domain-containing protein, which yields MNPKQTALLCASTLLLASTPLLAGTEALADGAARRGPDCVSSPTPTGGRARAVLDLIGRDQRELKLRAVVGRVTEHGRDVWTGAVGPSMTDVPARPDMRFRTGSVGIAFMGTILLQLVDEKRVGLDDRLSRWLPQVPHANEITLRMLADTTSGFHDYVTDPAFDRELEAHPFQHWTPRQILSFADLHDLLYKPGTNFSYSHANFLLLGEALEQITHTRLDRLLEQRIYRPLGLHATSNSYTPAMPPPVLHAFTSERGKYEESTFWNPSWTTAAGAVINMNICDLARAGAGIGSGQTISRKSYRTLLDPGTIGLGTPTKKCPPGVCLPQTKAVHYGTSVLVVNGWIVQNPSFSGYAAIMAYLPSKDLSIALSVTYSPTTDQNIQNLGNNIAKDLSHLLVPNQPLG from the coding sequence ATGAACCCCAAACAGACTGCCCTGCTGTGCGCCAGCACCCTGCTCCTCGCCTCCACTCCGCTGCTCGCGGGCACCGAGGCTCTCGCCGACGGCGCCGCGCGCCGCGGGCCGGACTGTGTCTCTTCCCCCACCCCGACCGGCGGCCGGGCCCGTGCCGTCCTCGACCTCATCGGGCGGGACCAGCGCGAGCTGAAGCTCCGGGCGGTCGTGGGCCGGGTGACCGAACACGGCCGCGACGTGTGGACGGGCGCGGTCGGACCCTCGATGACCGATGTGCCGGCCCGCCCCGACATGCGCTTCCGCACGGGCTCGGTGGGCATCGCGTTCATGGGCACGATCCTGCTCCAGCTGGTCGACGAGAAGCGGGTCGGCCTGGACGACCGCCTCTCGCGCTGGCTTCCCCAGGTGCCCCACGCGAACGAGATCACGCTGCGGATGCTCGCCGACACCACCTCCGGCTTCCACGACTACGTCACCGACCCCGCCTTCGACAGGGAACTGGAGGCGCACCCGTTCCAGCACTGGACGCCCCGTCAGATCCTCTCCTTCGCCGACCTGCACGACCTGCTCTACAAGCCCGGTACGAACTTCAGCTACTCCCACGCCAACTTCCTGCTGCTGGGGGAGGCGCTGGAGCAGATCACCCACACCCGGCTCGACCGCCTGCTGGAGCAGCGCATCTACCGCCCCCTCGGTCTGCACGCCACGTCGAACAGCTACACCCCCGCCATGCCACCGCCGGTCCTGCACGCCTTCACCTCCGAGCGGGGCAAGTACGAGGAGTCGACCTTCTGGAACCCGTCCTGGACGACGGCCGCGGGCGCGGTCATCAACATGAACATCTGCGACCTTGCCCGCGCGGGCGCCGGCATCGGCTCCGGGCAGACCATCAGCCGGAAGAGCTACAGGACCCTGCTCGACCCCGGCACGATCGGGCTGGGCACGCCGACGAAGAAGTGCCCGCCGGGTGTCTGTCTGCCGCAGACCAAGGCGGTCCACTACGGGACGTCCGTGCTGGTGGTGAACGGCTGGATCGTGCAGAACCCGTCCTTCTCCGGCTATGCCGCGATCATGGCCTATCTGCCGTCCAAGGACCTGTCGATCGCACTGTCCGTGACCTACTCGCCCACCACGGACCAGAACATCCAGAACCTCGGGAACAACATCGCCAA